TGTATAAATACCAATTCCTATTTTGCTTTGATTTGTTTCAGCTAATAAATAAGTTTTATTCCTATCAGCTATTAAATCTTTAATTTGATAATGATTAGAATTAAGAGAACGGTATCTTTCAACTCCATAATTAAAAGTTCCACCATCTGTTTTTGTACAAATAGTTATTTGATCGGTAAAATTTATAGGACAAAATTTATATTCAATACTATAATTAGTCATCCTAGCCATATTAACAAATTTTTTACTATCTATTTTTAAGCGCCTGCCATTTTCATCTTCAATCTGTAATTCACTAGATAAAATTCCTTTCATAAAATCCAAATGACGATAAAGAGATACAACCTTAAAATCAGTAAAATTAATAAATTTGCCATTACCAATACGTAACGAGATATATTGAGTATTAGGTGCATTAACAAAATCTTCGTTATTTATCTTATAACTATTAATAACAGAAATAGCTTGATTATACAGACCAGCCAAATAAGTTGCTGGATATGTATCATCACTAATTGTCATTTCAGGTAATGTACCTCGTAAACTTAAATATCCATTTGCTACGGTTAATAAAGATTCAGTAGTATATTCAGATATACCAGGATAATATCCACAATAATCTATACCACAACTAATTATGTCTTGTTTTTTTAAAAATGCATCTTTTAATGTTTCTTCACTATCATCAATTAAGATATCTGCCCTAATAAAAGGTATATTAAATATTTCATAAAAACATTTTTCTATGTCAATTACTTCTTTATGAGAAATTTCTATGCAAAAAGTTGAATAACAATTCAATGAATCTCCTTTTAATATTCCACCATTTATATTAGGAAAATCTACTTTAATTAATTTTATTAATTTTAATAGATCCAATTTATTAATTTTTCTATATCGTACTGAATAAGATTTATTGTTTATTTTAGTTTGATAAGCAATTAATTTCTCTGGTTTAAAAATAATATACAAATAATTCATATTTTAATTCGCTATTAAATAGATTATAAAAAAATAACTTCTTAATTAGAAATTAAAATTCCTTTTCTTTTTTGGTAACGATAAACAAATATAGTTAGAATAATTGGAATAATAATAGAAATTATTGTCGAAAAAAAATAAATTGGCCAATACATAGGTTTAATAGAAAGAAAAGCAGGTAGTCCACCAATACCAATACCATTTGAAAGTACATTAAAAAGACCACAAATAAAACCTGCACAAGAAGATCCTGCCATAGCACAAAATAAAGGAAATCGATAATAAAGATTTACGCTGTAAAGAGCAGGTTCAGTAACACCAAAATAAGCAGAAATAGCAGCTGGAATAGTTATTTCACGTTCATTTTCTTTACGACTAATAAGAATAATACCGACTACAGAAGAAGCTTGTGCTATATTAGCCAAAGCAATAATTGGCCAAATTGGTGTTCCTCCTTGAGATTGCATAATCTGTAAATCAATGGTTAATGTCGTATGGTGAAGACCACTAACAACTAATAAAGGATAAACAAAACCAAAAATAGCAGATCCAATTGGTGCAAAATTCCCAAACATGATAAATTTAATTATTACTGCTATTTCATTACCTATCATTCTACCTATTGGTCCTAGTATACCATGTGCAACAACAAGAGATATACTTAAAGTAATAATTGGAATAATAACTAATTTTAAATAATCTGGAATAAAACGACGCATAAATTTTTCAAACCATCCAAAAAACAAACCTGAAAAAATAGCAGGAATAATTTGAGC
This genomic interval from Candidatus Arsenophonus lipoptenae contains the following:
- the treB gene encoding PTS trehalose transporter subunit IIBC; the encoded protein is MLKDTSINHVNVRKIISMVGGKENISKITHCLTRLRFILYDQLKVKIDDLKKIPEVKGCFNQDDQLQIIIGTNVEKYYKTIQQYILKIDDNKNNKISNKVYSKFITCLISNLSEIFFPLLPTLICGGLILGLRNVISEIPIIDNKSLLEFYPILKPIYEFLWLPCEAIFHFLPVAICWSTVKKIGGTPILGIILGITLVSPQLMNPYNLIDQSPNVWDFGLFAIQKIGYQAQIIPAIFSGLFFGWFEKFMRRFIPDYLKLVIIPIITLSISLVVAHGILGPIGRMIGNEIAVIIKFIMFGNFAPIGSAIFGFVYPLLVVSGLHHTTLTIDLQIMQSQGGTPIWPIIALANIAQASSVVGIILISRKENEREITIPAAISAYFGVTEPALYSVNLYYRFPLFCAMAGSSCAGFICGLFNVLSNGIGIGGLPAFLSIKPMYWPIYFFSTIISIIIPIILTIFVYRYQKRKGILISN